In a single window of the Prinia subflava isolate CZ2003 ecotype Zambia chromosome 3, Cam_Psub_1.2, whole genome shotgun sequence genome:
- the FUNDC1 gene encoding FUN14 domain-containing protein 1, translating into MAARRPRSASDHDSDDDSYEVLDLTEYARRHHWWNRLFGRNSGPIVEKYSVATQIVMGGVTGWCAGFLFQKVGKLAATAVGGGFLLLQIASHSGYVQVDWKRVEKDVNKAKKQLKKRANKAAPEINTLIEESTEFIKQNIVVSSGFVGGFLLGLAS; encoded by the exons ATGGCGGCgcggcggccccgctccgcctcAG accATGACAGTGACGACGACTCCTATGAAGTGCTGGATTTAACAGAGTACGCCCGGCGTCACCACTGGTGGAATCGCTTGTTTGGCCGGAACTCAGGACCAATCGTAGAAAAATACTCTGTAGCCACACAGATTGTGATGGGAGGTGTGACTGGCTG GTGTGCGGGATTTTTGTTCCAGAAAGTCGGAAAGCTTGCAGCAACTGCAGTAGGTGGTGGCTTTCTTCTGCTTCAA ATTGCTAGTCATAGTGGATATGTACAAGTTGACTGGAAGAGAGTTGAAAAAGAtgtaaacaaagcaaaaaaacaattaaaaaaacgTGCAAATAAGGCAGCTCCCGAAATCAACACTCTAATTGAAGAG tcaACAGAATTTATCAAACAGAACATCGTGGTGTCCAGTGGGTTTGTTGGAGGCTTTTTGTTGGGGCTGGCGTCGTAA